The sequence below is a genomic window from Candidatus Margulisiibacteriota bacterium.
CCCTAACTATGTTGGCTTACGGCGCCCTGTTCTACGTCTCCCTGCCGCTGGTCAACTCGTTTAATCCAGATGTCGCTTGGCCGAAAAAGATAAACGAGTACACCTGCCGGGGCTATGCTTTTGTGATCTATCGCCCCCCGGACCGCCAGCTTTTTTACAGCCCCGACCTGTTCTATGTCGATTTCATGGCCGGTCCTGCCGATCTCTATTTTTGGGACAAAACCCAGCTGAAAGACTTTTTGTCCACGGAAAGAGCGGTCGTGCTTAGCGACACCAAGAGCTGGGAAAAAGTGAGGCTTCGGGGAAAGGTCCTGGCCAAAGATAACTACTCGAATTTGATCGTGATCGACCAGAAAGGAAAATAACCATGCCAACCAATTTATTATTACTGATCACCGTCGCGACCTTCTTCCGGCTGGTGCTGGGGATCCTCTTCCCTCTGACCGCCGACGAATCGTATTACTGGCTCTGGTCAAAGCACCTGGCTCTTTCCTATGTCGACCACCCTCCCATGATCGCCCTGGTCAATTATCTGATGACCCTCGGCCAGGCCAATCTATTAACCCTTCGATTTGGCGCCGCTCTTATCAGTTTAGGGATCGCTCTGCTAATTTATTTTATCTCTCTTGATGCGTTCAACCGGAAGGTCGCCTTTTGGGCAACCGTCCTGTTCCTCATCCTCCCTCATTATCTGGTGATCTGGCTGACCCAGTTCGTTGAGCTCCCCCTGGCCCTTTTCTGGTCCCTGGCCCTTTGGCTCATGGTTAAAATTGTTAAAACCCAGCAAAAATATTACTGGTATCTCCTGGGGATCGTCGTTGGACTTGGGACTTTGAGCAAATATACTATGTTCCTCTTCTGGCCATGTCTGATCATCTTTTTTCTGATCTCGCCGGCTAACCGCTTCTGGCTAAAAAGAAAACAACCTTACCTCTGCCTCGGCCTAAGCCTTGGCCTTTTCTCCCCGGTCCTCGTCTGGAACAGCCGGCTGGCCTGGGTTTCTTTTGTTTTCCACGGAGCTAAAGCCGGCAGCGCCGCCTGGGGGAGCAGCCTGCTCCCTTTTATCGGCGATCAGTTGGTCCACTTTACCCCTTTCCTGATCTTTACCCTGATCCCGGTCTTTGCCTATTCATTAAAAAGAAACGACCTCTCCCGTTTGTTATTCGCCTTTTCTTTTCCGGTCCTTTTTGTCTTTCTGCTCTTATCTCTCAAGGTCAAGGTCTGGGCCCATTGGCCGTCGATCGGCTACCTGGCCGCCCTGCCGCTAACCGTTGCTTATCTCGACGAAAACGGCAAATCCCTGAAAAGATTTATCCTCTGGATCGCTCTTTTTACCTCGCTCATCCTGGTCATTCTTTTTTGGGTCTCGCCCGGGGTCCTGCTCCACCAGAAAGATTACGCCCGAAATCGCGAGCTGTCAGCTCTTTTCCCCAAAGAGAAGATCTTCGCCCGGACCAATGTCTCCGCCTCACTACTGGAGTTTTACACCGGCCGGCAAACTTATATGGCGACCGGCTTCCTCAAGCCGGGTCCGCTCTGGGGTGAAAAACAATACGAGCTTTGGGGGATCCCGAACCTTACGCAAGCGGAATCGGTCATCTACTATGGGGAAGACACCAAAGAGTTCCGAAGGGCGGCCATGCAGAATTTCACCAGTGTCGCCTTGCTGGCAGATATTAAAATGAACCTGATCGAAGATTATATTGCCGATAATTATCATTTTTTCCGCCTGGCCGGGTTCAAAGGAACGGGCCACCCCTGACCCCCCCCCTGAAATCCAGCCGTTTTTTTGACGATATATAACCGTGATGGAAAATGAAGATTGAAGTCAGGAACGCTCCTTCAGAATTGTGCCGTAAAGTTTTTACAGCGGCAGCCGGTGAACTACGCCGGTTCCGGCCCAACCAGTTTTACACTGACTCGACCGATGCCATCGCTCAACTGCATGGCTATGTTAACTTTGAGGAATTTAAACGTGGGCATGATTTCCGTCGGGCGGCAATTAAAGAATTTTTAGCCCAGGGGGCAAAAGGCAACGACCGGCTCGCGTTGTTACAAGCGTTGATCGATTCACATCTCTTTTCACCCTTGAATTACAAGATATACCAGCAGAATCTTGTCCCGGTTGAAACAGCCAGAAGGATCATTTTCCAGGATATCCAGCCGACCGGCATCCAGCTCGCCAGCAATTATGGCGTTTATCCTCTTTTCTTAAAGGAACAAGCGGGTCTTTCCCGCTTTTTTGGGATAGATATTGACAAGGCCGCTGTCGCTTACGCCCAAACAATTGGAGCGCCGGTCATCGAAGCCGACACCCGCCAGCTTCCCTTTTTTCCACACTCACTCGATTTAGTTATTAGCTCCCATTTTTTGGATAGCAGCTATTTTGGCCTTGTTCTGGCAGTTAAAAACAATAATTGGGGCGAAGATTTTATTAAAATGCGGCTAGCCGTAATGAGTGAAGTTTATCGGGTCCTGCGTCCAGGCGGCTGGTTTGTAACCCAAACCGAAGTCACATCATTAAATGATCTGATCTGTTCCTGGCCGGGAACGATCGCCCAAATAATGACGTTTGATTTTGGACCGATAAAATTTGATAATCTCTTCGCGGTCCAGAAAGGCTAACCCCAGACCCCGGCAATGGGGTGCTGGCAGACCGGACAAACTCCGGTTCCGCTGACCAGGTCGGTCATAGTCCTGAATTCCGACCTGATAATTAGCGGCTTGCCGCATTGGGGACAATGGGTCTCTTCTCCGCCGGGGATCGGCACATTGCCGGCATAGACGTATTTTAATCCCAGGCTTCTACCGATCTCCCTGGCTTTACTCAAGGTCACCGCCGGGGTCGGCGGCTGATCCAGCATTTTATAAACCGGATAAAAACCAGTAACATGCCAGGGGGTCTCTTCCCCCAACTCCAGCTTGATGAAACTGGCTATGTCAGTCAACTCTTCCACCGAATCGTTTAATTCTGGGATAATCAGAGTTGTTACCTCAACCCAGATTTTCAACTTTTTCAAAAGCTTTAGGGTTTCCAGCACCGGCTTAAGCTGTCCACCGCAGATTTTTCGGTAATAATCGTCGCGGAATGATTTCAGATCAACATTAGCCGCGTCAAGGTAAGGGGCGATCATTTCCAGCGGAGCCGGATTGATATATCCATTAGTGACAAAAATATTTTTCAACTTCTTCTCGCGCGCTAATTTGGCGCAATCAAAGGCATACTCGAAGAATATCGTCGGTTCGGTGTAAGTATAGGAGATGCTTAGAGCGCCGCTCTCCCGCGCGCTCGCGACCACCTGTTGGGAAGTAAGATCTAACCCGACGATCGCCTTTTTTTCCCGCGGCGTTTGAGAGATCCCAAAATTCTGGCAAAAATCGCAGCGGAAATTGCAGCCAACAGTAGCAATGGAATAAGTAGTTGATCCGGGAAGGAAATGGAACAGAGGTTTTTTCTCGATCGGGTCGATCTGCGTCGAGACCAGCTTGCCGTAGACCAGGGAAACCAACCGTCCCCCCTGGTTCTCCCTGACCCCGCAAATTCCTCTCTCCTTGTCGGAAATCAGGCAATTATGCGGACAAAGCTCGCAGCGGACTTTTTGGCCATCTAGCTCTTTATAGAATAAAGCCTCATGCATTATCAATCATCGCAGCCGCAATTGCCGCCGCAGCCGCCGCAGGACGGCTCTTCATGGGCCGACTCCAGCCCGAACGGTTCGTAGAGAATATTTTCAAAGGTGACGGTCCGCTCTTCCGAGCTTGCCATGGTCTTAAGCACCGCCGACCCTTTGGCCACTTCATCTTCACCGATAATATAAACATACTGCGCTTTGAGCCGGTCCGCCGCTTTCATCTGCGATTTAAGCGATTTACCAGCATAGTCCATATCGGCCGGGATCCCCATTTCGCGAGCTTTAAGCAGCAAATCAAAAGCAACTTTTCTCGCCGTCTCACCGATCGTCGCGATGTAAAGCAGCAGTCCCCGGGAATCGTGGCCGGCCAGCTTGGCCTGTTTCATAACCTCCACCAGCCGTTCCAGGCCGATCGCGAAGCCGATCGCCGGGGTTGGTTTCCCTCCCAGCTCTTCAACCAGTTTGTCGTAACGCCCGCCGCCGCAAACCGCGTTCTGCGCCCCGAGCTGGCTGGAGACCACTTCAAAAGCGGTCTTGGTGTAATAATCGAGCCCCCTGACCAGCCGGTCGTTCTGCTGGTATTTGACCTTGGCTAAATCCAAATGGGCCAGAAGTTTTTTGTAGTGGGTGTCGCATTCTTCGCAAAGATGATGGGTTGAGACGGGAGCGGAAGCAATGATCTTTTGACAGGCCGCTTCTTTGCAATCAAGGATCCGCATCGGGTTGGTCTCCAGCCTTTCCTGGCAATCGGCGCACATCCCGCCGATAATCGACCGGAAATAGTCCTGGACCGACTGCCGGTAGCCGGGCTGGCATTTGCCGCAACCAACCGAGTTGAGGTTGATCTGCAGATCGGCCAGGCCAAGCGAATTAAAAAGCCTGACCGCCATAATAATGACTTCGGCATCCAGCAATGGGTCGGCGGAGCCAAAAGCTTCAACTCCCGCCTGATGAAACTGCCGCTGTCGGCCCGCTTGCGGCCGTTCATACCTGAACATCGGTCCGATATAAAATAGTTTGGTTAAGTTATCGGGAGAAATAAGGTTGTTCTCCAGCCCGGCTCTGACCACTGCCGCGGTCGCTTCCGGCCGCAGGGTCAGGCTTCGCCCCTTCCGGTCGGCAAAAGTATACATCTCTTTTTTGACGATATCGGTGGTTTGGCCAATTGACCGGGAAAACAGTTCAGTCGCCTCAAAAACAGGAGTACGGATCTCCTGATAATTATTGAGAAAAAACATATCCCGGCAATTATCTTCGATATACTGCCAAAGACCGGCCTCTTCCGGCAAAATATCCTTGGTCCCTCTTGGTGCTGTGTATTTCATGATTTTATTATACCACGCCCCTAACCGCCGCCCATCATCCGGATGACCTCAACCGTATCCCCTTCGTTGATCAAAGTTTTTAATAGTTTTTCTCTTTTCAAGATCTTGCCGTTGAGCTCAACCGCGCAAA
It includes:
- the hisS gene encoding histidine--tRNA ligase — encoded protein: MKYTAPRGTKDILPEEAGLWQYIEDNCRDMFFLNNYQEIRTPVFEATELFSRSIGQTTDIVKKEMYTFADRKGRSLTLRPEATAAVVRAGLENNLISPDNLTKLFYIGPMFRYERPQAGRQRQFHQAGVEAFGSADPLLDAEVIIMAVRLFNSLGLADLQINLNSVGCGKCQPGYRQSVQDYFRSIIGGMCADCQERLETNPMRILDCKEAACQKIIASAPVSTHHLCEECDTHYKKLLAHLDLAKVKYQQNDRLVRGLDYYTKTAFEVVSSQLGAQNAVCGGGRYDKLVEELGGKPTPAIGFAIGLERLVEVMKQAKLAGHDSRGLLLYIATIGETARKVAFDLLLKAREMGIPADMDYAGKSLKSQMKAADRLKAQYVYIIGEDEVAKGSAVLKTMASSEERTVTFENILYEPFGLESAHEEPSCGGCGGNCGCDD
- a CDS encoding class I SAM-dependent methyltransferase, which encodes MKIEVRNAPSELCRKVFTAAAGELRRFRPNQFYTDSTDAIAQLHGYVNFEEFKRGHDFRRAAIKEFLAQGAKGNDRLALLQALIDSHLFSPLNYKIYQQNLVPVETARRIIFQDIQPTGIQLASNYGVYPLFLKEQAGLSRFFGIDIDKAAVAYAQTIGAPVIEADTRQLPFFPHSLDLVISSHFLDSSYFGLVLAVKNNNWGEDFIKMRLAVMSEVYRVLRPGGWFVTQTEVTSLNDLICSWPGTIAQIMTFDFGPIKFDNLFAVQKG
- a CDS encoding glycosyltransferase family 39 protein, encoding MPTNLLLLITVATFFRLVLGILFPLTADESYYWLWSKHLALSYVDHPPMIALVNYLMTLGQANLLTLRFGAALISLGIALLIYFISLDAFNRKVAFWATVLFLILPHYLVIWLTQFVELPLALFWSLALWLMVKIVKTQQKYYWYLLGIVVGLGTLSKYTMFLFWPCLIIFFLISPANRFWLKRKQPYLCLGLSLGLFSPVLVWNSRLAWVSFVFHGAKAGSAAWGSSLLPFIGDQLVHFTPFLIFTLIPVFAYSLKRNDLSRLLFAFSFPVLFVFLLLSLKVKVWAHWPSIGYLAALPLTVAYLDENGKSLKRFILWIALFTSLILVILFWVSPGVLLHQKDYARNRELSALFPKEKIFARTNVSASLLEFYTGRQTYMATGFLKPGPLWGEKQYELWGIPNLTQAESVIYYGEDTKEFRRAAMQNFTSVALLADIKMNLIEDYIADNYHFFRLAGFKGTGHP
- the amrS gene encoding AmmeMemoRadiSam system radical SAM enzyme, giving the protein MHEALFYKELDGQKVRCELCPHNCLISDKERGICGVRENQGGRLVSLVYGKLVSTQIDPIEKKPLFHFLPGSTTYSIATVGCNFRCDFCQNFGISQTPREKKAIVGLDLTSQQVVASARESGALSISYTYTEPTIFFEYAFDCAKLAREKKLKNIFVTNGYINPAPLEMIAPYLDAANVDLKSFRDDYYRKICGGQLKPVLETLKLLKKLKIWVEVTTLIIPELNDSVEELTDIASFIKLELGEETPWHVTGFYPVYKMLDQPPTPAVTLSKAREIGRSLGLKYVYAGNVPIPGGEETHCPQCGKPLIIRSEFRTMTDLVSGTGVCPVCQHPIAGVWG
- the thiS gene encoding sulfur carrier protein ThiS, giving the protein MKITVNGKEWSVAAGSTVADLLGKFKISPKVCAVELNGKILKREKLLKTLINEGDTVEVIRMMGGG